A section of the Echeneis naucrates chromosome 12, fEcheNa1.1, whole genome shotgun sequence genome encodes:
- the LOC115051964 gene encoding torsin-1A-like isoform X1 has product MKPSRRHFLLLSVLLCSGLGGAMEPISTTIAVGMAATLTAFLASYQDILYHFTECCRPGWISFNGTGLEEDLNRNVFGQHIASRIILKAVSGFMNNPNPKKPLVLSLHGWTGTGKNLISQLIAENIYKEGMGSNFVHVFTSTLHFPHPSQYLTYKSQLQQWIKGNVTNCEQSMFIFDEMDKMHPGLIDSIKPFLDYYDKVDGVSYRKAIFIFLSNAGGDGIAQRALEFWKEGRNREEIELKDLETHLALSVFNNNQSGFYRTSLIDKNLVDFFVPFLPLEYRHVVQCAMAEMRERQLATNKDVADKVAKELVYFPKSERVFSVKGCKTISSKLDYYT; this is encoded by the exons ATGAAGCCGAGCAGACggcacttcctgctgctgtccgTGCTGCTCTGCTCCGGCCTCGGCGGGGCCATGGAGCCCATCAGCACCACCATAGCTGTGGGCATGGCCGCCACTCTCACGGCGTTTCTGGCCAGTTATCAGGACATTTTATACCACTTCACCGAGTGCTGTCGACCGGGCTGGATTTCTTTCAACGGGAcag GACTCGAAGAAGACCTGAATAGAAACGTGTTTGGACAGCACATCGCCTCTCGAATCATCTTGAAAGCTGTGAGTGGATTCATGAACAATCCAAACCCAAAGAAGCCGCTTGTGCTCTCTCTGCACGGATGGACCGGCACCGGGAAGAACTTAATCAGTCAGCTGATCGCTGAAAACATTTACAAGGAGGGAATGGGCAGCAACTTCGTCCATGTTTTCACATCCACACTCCACTTCCCACATCCAAGTCAATATCTTACCTACAAG tCTCAGCTACAACAGTGGATCAAAGGCAACGTCACCAACTGTGAACAATCCATGTTCATCTTTGACGAGATGGACAAGATGCATCCTGGTTTGATTGACAGCATTAAGCCGTTCCTGGACTACTATGACAAGGTGGACGGAGTTTCTTATCGGAAAgccatcttcatcttcctcag CAATGCTGGTGGGGACGGCATAGCACAGAGAGCTTTAGAATTTTGGAAAGAAGGGCGAAATCGAGAGGAGATTGAGCTAAAAGACCTAGAAACACATCTCGCTCTATCGGTCttcaacaacaaccaaa GTGGCTTTTATCGTACAAGTCTCATTGACAAGAACCTGGTGGACTTCTTCGTCCCATTCCTGCCTCTGGAGTACCGACACGTCGTCCAATGCGCCATGgctgaaatgagagagagacagcttgCGACAAACAAGGATGTGGCAGACAAAGTGGCTAAAGAATTGGTCTATTTCCCCAAATCTGAAAGAGTCTTCTCTGTAAAAGGCTGCAAGACAATATCAAGCAAGTTAGACTACTACACATAA
- the LOC115051964 gene encoding torsin-1A-like isoform X2, whose protein sequence is MKVTRLCLWLHALSITGVLVGAFDPITTTVFVGVGATLGRFIYSKFQESCNAKWIFFNTTGLEEDLNRNVFGQHIASRIILKAVSGFMNNPNPKKPLVLSLHGWTGTGKNLISQLIAENIYKEGMGSNFVHVFTSTLHFPHPSQYLTYKSQLQQWIKGNVTNCEQSMFIFDEMDKMHPGLIDSIKPFLDYYDKVDGVSYRKAIFIFLSNAGGDGIAQRALEFWKEGRNREEIELKDLETHLALSVFNNNQSGFYRTSLIDKNLVDFFVPFLPLEYRHVVQCAMAEMRERQLATNKDVADKVAKELVYFPKSERVFSVKGCKTISSKLDYYT, encoded by the exons ATGAAGGTGACACGCTTGTGTTTGTGGCTTCACGCGTTGTCGATCACCGGCGTGCTGGTGGGCGCGTTTGATCCGATCACAACAACAGTCTTCGTCGGGGTCGGTGCGACTCTGGGCCGATTCATCTACAGTAAATTTCAGGAGAGCTGTAATGCCAAGTGGATCTTTTTCAATACGACAG GACTCGAAGAAGACCTGAATAGAAACGTGTTTGGACAGCACATCGCCTCTCGAATCATCTTGAAAGCTGTGAGTGGATTCATGAACAATCCAAACCCAAAGAAGCCGCTTGTGCTCTCTCTGCACGGATGGACCGGCACCGGGAAGAACTTAATCAGTCAGCTGATCGCTGAAAACATTTACAAGGAGGGAATGGGCAGCAACTTCGTCCATGTTTTCACATCCACACTCCACTTCCCACATCCAAGTCAATATCTTACCTACAAG tCTCAGCTACAACAGTGGATCAAAGGCAACGTCACCAACTGTGAACAATCCATGTTCATCTTTGACGAGATGGACAAGATGCATCCTGGTTTGATTGACAGCATTAAGCCGTTCCTGGACTACTATGACAAGGTGGACGGAGTTTCTTATCGGAAAgccatcttcatcttcctcag CAATGCTGGTGGGGACGGCATAGCACAGAGAGCTTTAGAATTTTGGAAAGAAGGGCGAAATCGAGAGGAGATTGAGCTAAAAGACCTAGAAACACATCTCGCTCTATCGGTCttcaacaacaaccaaa GTGGCTTTTATCGTACAAGTCTCATTGACAAGAACCTGGTGGACTTCTTCGTCCCATTCCTGCCTCTGGAGTACCGACACGTCGTCCAATGCGCCATGgctgaaatgagagagagacagcttgCGACAAACAAGGATGTGGCAGACAAAGTGGCTAAAGAATTGGTCTATTTCCCCAAATCTGAAAGAGTCTTCTCTGTAAAAGGCTGCAAGACAATATCAAGCAAGTTAGACTACTACACATAA